One genomic region from Podarcis raffonei isolate rPodRaf1 chromosome Z, rPodRaf1.pri, whole genome shotgun sequence encodes:
- the ZNF711 gene encoding zinc finger protein 711 isoform X1, with protein MDPGGGSLGLQTQESKMPHTMIMQDFVAGMAGTAHIDGDHIVVSVPEAVLVSDVVTDDGITLDHGLAAEVVQGPDIITETDVVTEGVIVPESVLEADVAIEEALDTSDHVLTSDLITETVRVPDQVFVADLVTGPDGHLEHVVQDSVSGADSPTMVSEEVLVTNSDTETVIQAAGTVPGSTVTIKTEDDDDGKSTSEDYLMISLDDVGEKLDHIGNTPLKISTEVSHDDVSKDDGFGSEVIKVYIFKAEAEDDVEIGGTEIVTESDFHNGHSVAGVLEQGGVGRVQREKMVYMAVKDSSQEDEDIGCAEIADEVYMEVIVGEEEATSLPEAQLEDTGVNKTFVPVAWAAAYGDDRRLPRRYEDCQTTGTNLDARLENKNVNATQFLQICDSISTNRLLKQKAKKRRRGEARQWQTAVIIGPDGQPLTVYPCHICGKKFKSRGFLKRHMKNHPDHMIKKKYQCTDCDFTTNKKVSFHNHLESHKLINKVDKTHEFTEYTRRYREASPLSSNKLILRDKEPKLHKCKYCDYETAEQGLLNRHLLAVHSKNFPHVCVECGKGFRHPSELKKHMRTHTGEKPYQCQHCVFRCADQSNLKTHIKTKHGTDLPFKCEHCPQAFTDEKELQQHTELFQGHKTHQCPHCDHKSTNSSDLKRHIISVHTKDFPHKCEVCEKGFHRPSELKKHSETHKGKKVHQCRHCDFKTSDPFVLSGHILSVHTKDLPFKCKRCKRGFRQQTELKKHMKTHSGRKVYQCQYCEYSTTDASGFKRHVISIHTKDYPHRCEYCKKGFRRPSEKNQHIMRHHKEALM; from the exons ATGGATCCAGGTGGTGGAAGTCTTGGGTTGCAGACACAGGAGTCCAAAATGCCTCACACTATGATTATGCAGGATtttg TGGCTGGAATGGCTGGTACTGCTCACATTGATGGAGATCATATTGTTGTGTCAGTTCCTGAAGCTGTACTTGTTTCCGATGTTGTCACAGATGATGGAATAACTCTTGATCATGGCTTAGCGGCTGAAGTTGTCCAAGGACCTGATATCATAACCGAAACTGATGTTGTCACAGAAGGGGTGATAGTTCCTGAATCTGTATTGGAGGCTGATGTAGCTATTGAAGAAGCACTAGATACCAGTGATCATGTTTTGACTTCAGATCTAATTACAGAAACTGTTAGAGTTCCTGATCAGGTTTTTGTGGCTGATCTTGTTACGGGCCCTGATGGTCATTTGGAACATGTGGTACAAGATTCTGTGTCAGGAGCAGATTCTCCCACAATGGTTTCAGAAGAGGTTCTTGTAACCAATTCAGATACAGAAACTGTGATTCAGGCAGCTGGCACTGTTCCTGGTTCTACAGTTACTATAAAgactgaagatgatgatgatggcaagAGCACATCTGAAGACTACTTAATGATATCTT tgGATGATGTTGGGGAAAAGCTAGACCATATTGGAAACACACCTTTAAAAATCAGCACTGAGGTTTCACATGATGATGTATCTAAAGATGATGGTTTTGGTTCTGAAGTCATTAAAGTTTACATATTTAAAGCTGAAGCTGAGGATGATGTGGAAATAG GTGGAACAGAAATTGTAACAGAGAGTGACTTTCATAATGGGCATTCTGTAGCTGGAGTTTTAGAGCAAGGAGGCGTCGGCAGAGTACAGCGAGAGAAGATGGTTTATATGGCTGTTAAAGATTCCTCTCAAGAGGATGAAGATATTG GTTGTGCTGAAATAGCTGATGAAGTTTACATGGAGGTTATTGTTGGTGAAGAAGAAGCAACATCACTGCCTGAAGCACAGCTTGAAGACACTGGTGTGAATAAAACTTTTGTTCCTGTTGCATGGGCTGCTGCTTATG GAGATGATAGAAGACTTCCCCGGAGGTATGAAGACTGTCAAACAACAG GAACCAACTTGGATGCAAGATTAGAAAACAAAAATGTTAATGCAACACAATTCCTGCAAATCTGTGATAGCATTAGCACAAACAGACTGCTTAAACAGAAAGCCAagaaaaggaggagaggggaagcaagGCAGTGGCAAACAG CTGTTATAATAGGTCCTGATGGACAACCCTTAACCGTCTACCCTTGTCACATATGTGGGAAAAAATTTAAATCCAGGGGATTCTTGAAAAGGCATATGAAAAACCACCCAGATCACATGATTAAGAAGAAATACCAATGCACAGACTGTGATTTTACAACTAACAAGAAAGTAAGCTTTCATAATCATTTGGAAAGCCATAAGCTCATCAACAAAGTTGACAAAACGCATGAATTCACAGAGTACACCAGGCGATACAGAGAAGCAAGCCCACTGAGTTCAAATAAACTGATCTTAAGGGACAAGGAACCTAAATTGCACAAGTGCAAATATTGTGACTATGAGACAGCAGAGCAAGGACTGCTTAATAGACATCTGCTTGCGGTTCACAGCAAGAACTTCCCTCATGTTTGTGTTGAGTGTGGGAAAGGATTCCGCCATCCTTCTGAGCTCAAAAAGCATATGaggacccacacaggggagaagccttaCCAGTGCCAGCATTGTGTCTTTCGTTGTGCTGATCAGTCTAATTTGAAGACACACATCAAAACCAAGCATGGTACTGACCtgccctttaaatgtgaacattgTCCGCAGGCATTCACAGATGAGAAAGAACTCCAGCAGCACACAGAGTTGTTTCAAGGGCATAAGACTCATCAGTGCCCACATTGTGACCACAAGAGCACCAACTCGAGTGACCTGAAACGGCACATAATATCTGTTCACACAAAGGACTTTCCTCACAAATGTGAGGTGTGTGAAAAAGGTTTCCACCGTCCATCGGAGCTCAAGAAGCACAGTGAAACgcataaaggtaaaaaggtacatCAGTGCAGGCACTGTGACTTTAAGACTTCAGATCCTTTTGTACTTAGTGGGCATATTCTCTCAGTTCACACTAAGGACCTGCCTTTCAAATGCAAAAGATGCAAGAGAGGATTTAGGCAACAAACTGAACTGAAGAAGCACATGAAGACCCACAGTGGAAGGAAAGTCTATCAATGCCAGTATTGTGAGTATAGCACTACAGATGCATCAGGCTTCAAGCGGCATGTCATATCAATACACACAAAAGACTATCCGCACAGGTGTGAGTACTGCAAAAAGGGATTCCGTAGACCATCAGAGAAAAATCAGCATATAATGAGGCATCACAAAGAGGCCCTAATGTAA
- the ZNF711 gene encoding zinc finger protein 711 isoform X3, giving the protein MDPGGGSLGLQTQESKMPHTMIMQDFVAGMAGTAHIDGDHIVVSVPEAVLVSDVVTDDGITLDHGLAAEVVQGPDIITETDVVTEGVIVPESVLEADVAIEEALDTSDHVLTSDLITETVRVPDQVFVADLVTGPDGHLEHVVQDSVSGADSPTMVSEEVLVTNSDTETVIQAAGTVPGSTVTIKTEDDDDGKSTSEDYLMISLDDVGEKLDHIGNTPLKISTEVSHDDVSKDDGFGSEVIKVYIFKAEAEDDVEIGGTEIVTESDFHNGHSVAGVLEQGGVGRVQREKMVYMAVKDSSQEDEDIGCAEIADEVYMEVIVGEEEATSLPEAQLEDTGVNKTFVPVAWAAAYGDDRRLPRRYEDCQTTAVIIGPDGQPLTVYPCHICGKKFKSRGFLKRHMKNHPDHMIKKKYQCTDCDFTTNKKVSFHNHLESHKLINKVDKTHEFTEYTRRYREASPLSSNKLILRDKEPKLHKCKYCDYETAEQGLLNRHLLAVHSKNFPHVCVECGKGFRHPSELKKHMRTHTGEKPYQCQHCVFRCADQSNLKTHIKTKHGTDLPFKCEHCPQAFTDEKELQQHTELFQGHKTHQCPHCDHKSTNSSDLKRHIISVHTKDFPHKCEVCEKGFHRPSELKKHSETHKGKKVHQCRHCDFKTSDPFVLSGHILSVHTKDLPFKCKRCKRGFRQQTELKKHMKTHSGRKVYQCQYCEYSTTDASGFKRHVISIHTKDYPHRCEYCKKGFRRPSEKNQHIMRHHKEALM; this is encoded by the exons ATGGATCCAGGTGGTGGAAGTCTTGGGTTGCAGACACAGGAGTCCAAAATGCCTCACACTATGATTATGCAGGATtttg TGGCTGGAATGGCTGGTACTGCTCACATTGATGGAGATCATATTGTTGTGTCAGTTCCTGAAGCTGTACTTGTTTCCGATGTTGTCACAGATGATGGAATAACTCTTGATCATGGCTTAGCGGCTGAAGTTGTCCAAGGACCTGATATCATAACCGAAACTGATGTTGTCACAGAAGGGGTGATAGTTCCTGAATCTGTATTGGAGGCTGATGTAGCTATTGAAGAAGCACTAGATACCAGTGATCATGTTTTGACTTCAGATCTAATTACAGAAACTGTTAGAGTTCCTGATCAGGTTTTTGTGGCTGATCTTGTTACGGGCCCTGATGGTCATTTGGAACATGTGGTACAAGATTCTGTGTCAGGAGCAGATTCTCCCACAATGGTTTCAGAAGAGGTTCTTGTAACCAATTCAGATACAGAAACTGTGATTCAGGCAGCTGGCACTGTTCCTGGTTCTACAGTTACTATAAAgactgaagatgatgatgatggcaagAGCACATCTGAAGACTACTTAATGATATCTT tgGATGATGTTGGGGAAAAGCTAGACCATATTGGAAACACACCTTTAAAAATCAGCACTGAGGTTTCACATGATGATGTATCTAAAGATGATGGTTTTGGTTCTGAAGTCATTAAAGTTTACATATTTAAAGCTGAAGCTGAGGATGATGTGGAAATAG GTGGAACAGAAATTGTAACAGAGAGTGACTTTCATAATGGGCATTCTGTAGCTGGAGTTTTAGAGCAAGGAGGCGTCGGCAGAGTACAGCGAGAGAAGATGGTTTATATGGCTGTTAAAGATTCCTCTCAAGAGGATGAAGATATTG GTTGTGCTGAAATAGCTGATGAAGTTTACATGGAGGTTATTGTTGGTGAAGAAGAAGCAACATCACTGCCTGAAGCACAGCTTGAAGACACTGGTGTGAATAAAACTTTTGTTCCTGTTGCATGGGCTGCTGCTTATG GAGATGATAGAAGACTTCCCCGGAGGTATGAAGACTGTCAAACAACAG CTGTTATAATAGGTCCTGATGGACAACCCTTAACCGTCTACCCTTGTCACATATGTGGGAAAAAATTTAAATCCAGGGGATTCTTGAAAAGGCATATGAAAAACCACCCAGATCACATGATTAAGAAGAAATACCAATGCACAGACTGTGATTTTACAACTAACAAGAAAGTAAGCTTTCATAATCATTTGGAAAGCCATAAGCTCATCAACAAAGTTGACAAAACGCATGAATTCACAGAGTACACCAGGCGATACAGAGAAGCAAGCCCACTGAGTTCAAATAAACTGATCTTAAGGGACAAGGAACCTAAATTGCACAAGTGCAAATATTGTGACTATGAGACAGCAGAGCAAGGACTGCTTAATAGACATCTGCTTGCGGTTCACAGCAAGAACTTCCCTCATGTTTGTGTTGAGTGTGGGAAAGGATTCCGCCATCCTTCTGAGCTCAAAAAGCATATGaggacccacacaggggagaagccttaCCAGTGCCAGCATTGTGTCTTTCGTTGTGCTGATCAGTCTAATTTGAAGACACACATCAAAACCAAGCATGGTACTGACCtgccctttaaatgtgaacattgTCCGCAGGCATTCACAGATGAGAAAGAACTCCAGCAGCACACAGAGTTGTTTCAAGGGCATAAGACTCATCAGTGCCCACATTGTGACCACAAGAGCACCAACTCGAGTGACCTGAAACGGCACATAATATCTGTTCACACAAAGGACTTTCCTCACAAATGTGAGGTGTGTGAAAAAGGTTTCCACCGTCCATCGGAGCTCAAGAAGCACAGTGAAACgcataaaggtaaaaaggtacatCAGTGCAGGCACTGTGACTTTAAGACTTCAGATCCTTTTGTACTTAGTGGGCATATTCTCTCAGTTCACACTAAGGACCTGCCTTTCAAATGCAAAAGATGCAAGAGAGGATTTAGGCAACAAACTGAACTGAAGAAGCACATGAAGACCCACAGTGGAAGGAAAGTCTATCAATGCCAGTATTGTGAGTATAGCACTACAGATGCATCAGGCTTCAAGCGGCATGTCATATCAATACACACAAAAGACTATCCGCACAGGTGTGAGTACTGCAAAAAGGGATTCCGTAGACCATCAGAGAAAAATCAGCATATAATGAGGCATCACAAAGAGGCCCTAATGTAA
- the ZNF711 gene encoding zinc finger protein 711 isoform X4 yields the protein MDPGGGSLGLQTQESKMPHTMIMQDFVAGMAGTAHIDGDHIVVSVPEAVLVSDVVTDDGITLDHGLAAEVVQGPDIITETDVVTEGVIVPESVLEADVAIEEALDTSDHVLTSDLITETVRVPDQVFVADLVTGPDGHLEHVVQDSVSGADSPTMVSEEVLVTNSDTETVIQAAGTVPGSTVTIKTEDDDDGKSTSEDYLMISLDDVGEKLDHIGNTPLKISTEVSHDDVSKDDGFGSEVIKVYIFKAEAEDDVEIGGTEIVTESDFHNGHSVAGVLEQGGVGRVQREKMVYMAVKDSSQEDEDIGCAEIADEVYMEVIVGEEEATSLPEAQLEDTGVNKTFVPVAWAAAYDDRRLPRRYEDCQTTAVIIGPDGQPLTVYPCHICGKKFKSRGFLKRHMKNHPDHMIKKKYQCTDCDFTTNKKVSFHNHLESHKLINKVDKTHEFTEYTRRYREASPLSSNKLILRDKEPKLHKCKYCDYETAEQGLLNRHLLAVHSKNFPHVCVECGKGFRHPSELKKHMRTHTGEKPYQCQHCVFRCADQSNLKTHIKTKHGTDLPFKCEHCPQAFTDEKELQQHTELFQGHKTHQCPHCDHKSTNSSDLKRHIISVHTKDFPHKCEVCEKGFHRPSELKKHSETHKGKKVHQCRHCDFKTSDPFVLSGHILSVHTKDLPFKCKRCKRGFRQQTELKKHMKTHSGRKVYQCQYCEYSTTDASGFKRHVISIHTKDYPHRCEYCKKGFRRPSEKNQHIMRHHKEALM from the exons ATGGATCCAGGTGGTGGAAGTCTTGGGTTGCAGACACAGGAGTCCAAAATGCCTCACACTATGATTATGCAGGATtttg TGGCTGGAATGGCTGGTACTGCTCACATTGATGGAGATCATATTGTTGTGTCAGTTCCTGAAGCTGTACTTGTTTCCGATGTTGTCACAGATGATGGAATAACTCTTGATCATGGCTTAGCGGCTGAAGTTGTCCAAGGACCTGATATCATAACCGAAACTGATGTTGTCACAGAAGGGGTGATAGTTCCTGAATCTGTATTGGAGGCTGATGTAGCTATTGAAGAAGCACTAGATACCAGTGATCATGTTTTGACTTCAGATCTAATTACAGAAACTGTTAGAGTTCCTGATCAGGTTTTTGTGGCTGATCTTGTTACGGGCCCTGATGGTCATTTGGAACATGTGGTACAAGATTCTGTGTCAGGAGCAGATTCTCCCACAATGGTTTCAGAAGAGGTTCTTGTAACCAATTCAGATACAGAAACTGTGATTCAGGCAGCTGGCACTGTTCCTGGTTCTACAGTTACTATAAAgactgaagatgatgatgatggcaagAGCACATCTGAAGACTACTTAATGATATCTT tgGATGATGTTGGGGAAAAGCTAGACCATATTGGAAACACACCTTTAAAAATCAGCACTGAGGTTTCACATGATGATGTATCTAAAGATGATGGTTTTGGTTCTGAAGTCATTAAAGTTTACATATTTAAAGCTGAAGCTGAGGATGATGTGGAAATAG GTGGAACAGAAATTGTAACAGAGAGTGACTTTCATAATGGGCATTCTGTAGCTGGAGTTTTAGAGCAAGGAGGCGTCGGCAGAGTACAGCGAGAGAAGATGGTTTATATGGCTGTTAAAGATTCCTCTCAAGAGGATGAAGATATTG GTTGTGCTGAAATAGCTGATGAAGTTTACATGGAGGTTATTGTTGGTGAAGAAGAAGCAACATCACTGCCTGAAGCACAGCTTGAAGACACTGGTGTGAATAAAACTTTTGTTCCTGTTGCATGGGCTGCTGCTTATG ATGATAGAAGACTTCCCCGGAGGTATGAAGACTGTCAAACAACAG CTGTTATAATAGGTCCTGATGGACAACCCTTAACCGTCTACCCTTGTCACATATGTGGGAAAAAATTTAAATCCAGGGGATTCTTGAAAAGGCATATGAAAAACCACCCAGATCACATGATTAAGAAGAAATACCAATGCACAGACTGTGATTTTACAACTAACAAGAAAGTAAGCTTTCATAATCATTTGGAAAGCCATAAGCTCATCAACAAAGTTGACAAAACGCATGAATTCACAGAGTACACCAGGCGATACAGAGAAGCAAGCCCACTGAGTTCAAATAAACTGATCTTAAGGGACAAGGAACCTAAATTGCACAAGTGCAAATATTGTGACTATGAGACAGCAGAGCAAGGACTGCTTAATAGACATCTGCTTGCGGTTCACAGCAAGAACTTCCCTCATGTTTGTGTTGAGTGTGGGAAAGGATTCCGCCATCCTTCTGAGCTCAAAAAGCATATGaggacccacacaggggagaagccttaCCAGTGCCAGCATTGTGTCTTTCGTTGTGCTGATCAGTCTAATTTGAAGACACACATCAAAACCAAGCATGGTACTGACCtgccctttaaatgtgaacattgTCCGCAGGCATTCACAGATGAGAAAGAACTCCAGCAGCACACAGAGTTGTTTCAAGGGCATAAGACTCATCAGTGCCCACATTGTGACCACAAGAGCACCAACTCGAGTGACCTGAAACGGCACATAATATCTGTTCACACAAAGGACTTTCCTCACAAATGTGAGGTGTGTGAAAAAGGTTTCCACCGTCCATCGGAGCTCAAGAAGCACAGTGAAACgcataaaggtaaaaaggtacatCAGTGCAGGCACTGTGACTTTAAGACTTCAGATCCTTTTGTACTTAGTGGGCATATTCTCTCAGTTCACACTAAGGACCTGCCTTTCAAATGCAAAAGATGCAAGAGAGGATTTAGGCAACAAACTGAACTGAAGAAGCACATGAAGACCCACAGTGGAAGGAAAGTCTATCAATGCCAGTATTGTGAGTATAGCACTACAGATGCATCAGGCTTCAAGCGGCATGTCATATCAATACACACAAAAGACTATCCGCACAGGTGTGAGTACTGCAAAAAGGGATTCCGTAGACCATCAGAGAAAAATCAGCATATAATGAGGCATCACAAAGAGGCCCTAATGTAA
- the ZNF711 gene encoding zinc finger protein 711 isoform X2, whose amino-acid sequence MDPGGGSLGLQTQESKMPHTMIMQDFVAGMAGTAHIDGDHIVVSVPEAVLVSDVVTDDGITLDHGLAAEVVQGPDIITETDVVTEGVIVPESVLEADVAIEEALDTSDHVLTSDLITETVRVPDQVFVADLVTGPDGHLEHVVQDSVSGADSPTMVSEEVLVTNSDTETVIQAAGTVPGSTVTIKTEDDDDGKSTSEDYLMISLDDVGEKLDHIGNTPLKISTEVSHDDVSKDDGFGSEVIKVYIFKAEAEDDVEIGGTEIVTESDFHNGHSVAGVLEQGGVGRVQREKMVYMAVKDSSQEDEDIGCAEIADEVYMEVIVGEEEATSLPEAQLEDTGVNKTFVPVAWAAAYDDRRLPRRYEDCQTTGTNLDARLENKNVNATQFLQICDSISTNRLLKQKAKKRRRGEARQWQTAVIIGPDGQPLTVYPCHICGKKFKSRGFLKRHMKNHPDHMIKKKYQCTDCDFTTNKKVSFHNHLESHKLINKVDKTHEFTEYTRRYREASPLSSNKLILRDKEPKLHKCKYCDYETAEQGLLNRHLLAVHSKNFPHVCVECGKGFRHPSELKKHMRTHTGEKPYQCQHCVFRCADQSNLKTHIKTKHGTDLPFKCEHCPQAFTDEKELQQHTELFQGHKTHQCPHCDHKSTNSSDLKRHIISVHTKDFPHKCEVCEKGFHRPSELKKHSETHKGKKVHQCRHCDFKTSDPFVLSGHILSVHTKDLPFKCKRCKRGFRQQTELKKHMKTHSGRKVYQCQYCEYSTTDASGFKRHVISIHTKDYPHRCEYCKKGFRRPSEKNQHIMRHHKEALM is encoded by the exons ATGGATCCAGGTGGTGGAAGTCTTGGGTTGCAGACACAGGAGTCCAAAATGCCTCACACTATGATTATGCAGGATtttg TGGCTGGAATGGCTGGTACTGCTCACATTGATGGAGATCATATTGTTGTGTCAGTTCCTGAAGCTGTACTTGTTTCCGATGTTGTCACAGATGATGGAATAACTCTTGATCATGGCTTAGCGGCTGAAGTTGTCCAAGGACCTGATATCATAACCGAAACTGATGTTGTCACAGAAGGGGTGATAGTTCCTGAATCTGTATTGGAGGCTGATGTAGCTATTGAAGAAGCACTAGATACCAGTGATCATGTTTTGACTTCAGATCTAATTACAGAAACTGTTAGAGTTCCTGATCAGGTTTTTGTGGCTGATCTTGTTACGGGCCCTGATGGTCATTTGGAACATGTGGTACAAGATTCTGTGTCAGGAGCAGATTCTCCCACAATGGTTTCAGAAGAGGTTCTTGTAACCAATTCAGATACAGAAACTGTGATTCAGGCAGCTGGCACTGTTCCTGGTTCTACAGTTACTATAAAgactgaagatgatgatgatggcaagAGCACATCTGAAGACTACTTAATGATATCTT tgGATGATGTTGGGGAAAAGCTAGACCATATTGGAAACACACCTTTAAAAATCAGCACTGAGGTTTCACATGATGATGTATCTAAAGATGATGGTTTTGGTTCTGAAGTCATTAAAGTTTACATATTTAAAGCTGAAGCTGAGGATGATGTGGAAATAG GTGGAACAGAAATTGTAACAGAGAGTGACTTTCATAATGGGCATTCTGTAGCTGGAGTTTTAGAGCAAGGAGGCGTCGGCAGAGTACAGCGAGAGAAGATGGTTTATATGGCTGTTAAAGATTCCTCTCAAGAGGATGAAGATATTG GTTGTGCTGAAATAGCTGATGAAGTTTACATGGAGGTTATTGTTGGTGAAGAAGAAGCAACATCACTGCCTGAAGCACAGCTTGAAGACACTGGTGTGAATAAAACTTTTGTTCCTGTTGCATGGGCTGCTGCTTATG ATGATAGAAGACTTCCCCGGAGGTATGAAGACTGTCAAACAACAG GAACCAACTTGGATGCAAGATTAGAAAACAAAAATGTTAATGCAACACAATTCCTGCAAATCTGTGATAGCATTAGCACAAACAGACTGCTTAAACAGAAAGCCAagaaaaggaggagaggggaagcaagGCAGTGGCAAACAG CTGTTATAATAGGTCCTGATGGACAACCCTTAACCGTCTACCCTTGTCACATATGTGGGAAAAAATTTAAATCCAGGGGATTCTTGAAAAGGCATATGAAAAACCACCCAGATCACATGATTAAGAAGAAATACCAATGCACAGACTGTGATTTTACAACTAACAAGAAAGTAAGCTTTCATAATCATTTGGAAAGCCATAAGCTCATCAACAAAGTTGACAAAACGCATGAATTCACAGAGTACACCAGGCGATACAGAGAAGCAAGCCCACTGAGTTCAAATAAACTGATCTTAAGGGACAAGGAACCTAAATTGCACAAGTGCAAATATTGTGACTATGAGACAGCAGAGCAAGGACTGCTTAATAGACATCTGCTTGCGGTTCACAGCAAGAACTTCCCTCATGTTTGTGTTGAGTGTGGGAAAGGATTCCGCCATCCTTCTGAGCTCAAAAAGCATATGaggacccacacaggggagaagccttaCCAGTGCCAGCATTGTGTCTTTCGTTGTGCTGATCAGTCTAATTTGAAGACACACATCAAAACCAAGCATGGTACTGACCtgccctttaaatgtgaacattgTCCGCAGGCATTCACAGATGAGAAAGAACTCCAGCAGCACACAGAGTTGTTTCAAGGGCATAAGACTCATCAGTGCCCACATTGTGACCACAAGAGCACCAACTCGAGTGACCTGAAACGGCACATAATATCTGTTCACACAAAGGACTTTCCTCACAAATGTGAGGTGTGTGAAAAAGGTTTCCACCGTCCATCGGAGCTCAAGAAGCACAGTGAAACgcataaaggtaaaaaggtacatCAGTGCAGGCACTGTGACTTTAAGACTTCAGATCCTTTTGTACTTAGTGGGCATATTCTCTCAGTTCACACTAAGGACCTGCCTTTCAAATGCAAAAGATGCAAGAGAGGATTTAGGCAACAAACTGAACTGAAGAAGCACATGAAGACCCACAGTGGAAGGAAAGTCTATCAATGCCAGTATTGTGAGTATAGCACTACAGATGCATCAGGCTTCAAGCGGCATGTCATATCAATACACACAAAAGACTATCCGCACAGGTGTGAGTACTGCAAAAAGGGATTCCGTAGACCATCAGAGAAAAATCAGCATATAATGAGGCATCACAAAGAGGCCCTAATGTAA